The sequence below is a genomic window from bacterium.
AACAGGCTGCGCAGGTGCATAGGCCAGCTCGAAAGCGTTCTCAAAATGGTGGATTCGGATCCGGACTGCGGGCGGATTCTGACCCAGCTAAAGGCCGCGCGGCGGGCGGCGGACGCCGCTGCGAGGATTGTCCTCGCGTGCCACCTCTCCGGGACTGGCGCTTCCGGAAAGTACGACTACAGGGCGCTGGCCGATCTTCTGGATTACTAAATTTAAAGGAGAAACAAATGGAACGGATACTTCCCGAAGAAGTAAAGAAGGACGTCGAAACGATTCTGACGAAGCTTTCCGGCAGCGTCAGAATGATGCTGTTCGTGGACGAGAACTGCGATACATGCGTACTCAACGAGCGGCTTTACATGGAAGTTGTGGAAGCCTCGCCGAAGCTTCAGCTTTCGATTCACGATTTGGGCGAAGAGCGCGGGCTTGCCGCGAAGTACGGCGTGGATGTCGCGCCGACGCTGGTCGTGACTGACGAGGTGGGCGAAAAAGCGGTTTTGTTCACAGGAACGCCGCACGGGCATGAATTTTCGTCGCTGCTTGACGGGATGCTGGCGATGAGCGGCTCGGGAACGAAGCTGACCGGCGAAATCGTGAAAAAGATCGAAGCCGCGGGGCGCACTGTAACGGTGCAGGTGTTCGTTTCGCCGACGTGTCCTTATTGCCCGATGGCTCTGAAGGCGGCGTTCCCGCTTGCCGCGGCGACGCCGAAGGTTCGCGTGCAGATGATCCAGGCGACGGAATTCCCGGAGTGGGCGGCGCGCAAGCGGGTGATGGGCGTGCCGAAGCTGGTCGTGGACGACAGGATCGAAATCGAAGGCGCGGTGCCGACGGCGAAACTGGTTGAGGCGATCGCGTCGATCAGGCCCGCGGCGAAGGCATAGCCAAGTTCATAATCAAGGGGAAAGCGATGAAAAGAGAGATGTTCATAAGGGGATTCGCAGGAACGCTGGTGCTTACCGGACTTGCGCTCGGATACTTTACGGGCGCGGCGGGATGGTACATCGTGCCCGCGTTCGTGGGATTCAACCTGCTTCAGTCGAGCTTTACGAAGTTCTGCCCGCTCGAGATGATGCTCGAAAAAGCGGGGATGGAGGGATGCACGGATGGGAAGGCGAAGGCCGCCGCGGACTAATGCGGCAATTGCGGCGACAGGGCTGGTTTTGCTTTTGGCAATGCCGGCGGCTGCCGCGAACGGAAACGCGATAAAAATCGGCGCGACGCGAGATTCGGCGATTGTGAAGGAAGCGGAATCGTCGGAGAGCGCCGCGCCCGCGGAAGCTATTCAATCCGGCGAGACGGTTTCTGATGCCGAAGCCTATGCCAAAGAGGGCACATCTCTGCTTGACGAGTGGCTGGCGGGCGCCCTGCCCCTTTCGCTTGAGGATGCGCTGGCGCTGACGCTGGCGCACAACAGGATGATCCTTGCGTCGAAACACGACGAGGACGCGGCGAAGGCGAAGCTGGACTACGCGGAAAGCTTCGGACTGCCGTCGCTGGATTTGTCCGCCGGATACACCTATTCGAACAATCCGGTTTCAACGTTCGCGTTCAGGCTCAACCAGGGGCGGTTCGCGGAATCGGATTTCGCCGTGGAGAAGTTGAACGATCCCGATTTCCTTGGCAATCTGGGCGTGAAGCTGGCGGTGAAATATCCCTTGTACACCGGCGGAAGAATAGATTTGGGCAAGGCAGCTGCGAAAGACAACATTGCGGCGAGCGAAGCCGCGACCGGCGAAACGGCACGCGGGATGGCGGGCGAGCTGATACGCGCGTATCTCGGCGGCGCACTGCTGGAGGAAAGCGTGCGGGTTTACGACGACAGCGTGGCGCTGGCCGAAGGACACGTGAAACTTGCCGAAAGCTTCTACAACCACGGCGTGATCGTGAAAAGCGACCTGCTCGCCGCGCGCGTTTTTCTGGCGCGGATGAAGGACGAGCGCAGAAGGTTTTTGGGCGCGCTTGAAAAAGTGCAAACCGGATTGGGCGTTTTGATGGACCGCGACCTCGCGGCAAGATACGATTTGTCCCTGAATCTAAACGATGTTCCGTTTGTCGACAGAGACGCGGAACATTACGAGCAAGTCGCGCTTTCGAAGCGCCCGGACATGGCGAAGTACCTGGCGCAGCGCGAGGCGCTTGCAAAGATGGCCGAAATCGAGGCCCGCTCGAAGTTCCCCGAAGTGGGATTTTACGGCGAAATGCAGTACGGCGACAGCGGGCTGTTTATGGACGGCTCGGAAGATGCGACGCTGGGGATTTACGCGCAGTGGAATTTATTCGACGGCGGCGGGCGCGACAGCAGGCGCGACGAGCTTCTGGCCCAGCTCAAAAGCGTGGACGAGAAAATCGAAATGCTGAAGCTGGGCATAAGAAGCGAGGTGCGCGCGGCGCTGACCGATTTCGATGTCGCCCTAGGCAACCTCGAATCTGCGAAAACGATAGTCGAGCAAGCGGAGGAAAACCTGCGCATCGTGACAAACCGTTTCCGCGAAGGCGCGGCGACCAACCTCGAAGTGGAGGACGCGGAAACGAGCCTGCGGCAGGGAAAGCTGGCGCGGGCCGCGGCGTATCACGATATGCATCTCGCATTTTTTTCGCTAAAGGTTGCTACCGGAGAAATTGTGGAGGACATATCCGCGGGTTAATTGCGGAACGGACGGAGGATAAAGAAAATGAGTAAGGCAACGGCTGGATTGCTTTTTACGTTTGGCGCGTTCGCGGCCGCGATTTTAACGACGGCTTGTCCCAAGCAGGGCGCGCATTCCCCGCTTGACGCTTCACCCGCAATGGCGGACGAGCCGGCGGCGTATGCGGCGATGAAGGTTGAAACTGCGCTGGTTCAGTCGGAAACCGTGGACGCGGGCGTCGAGTATTCCGGCTCGGTCGTCGCCGCGAAATCCGCGATGGTCGCGCCGAAACTGATGGCGCTTATAGAAGAGATGCCGGTTTCCGAAGGGGATGTGGTTACGAAGGGCGCGCTGATCGCGCGTCTGGACAAGCGCGATTTGGACGCGCAAATGGTGCAGGCGCGCGCTGCGGTGACGCAGGCCGAGGCGGGATACAGCCAAGCGCAGGCGGCGGTCGCGGAGGGCGAAGCCGGACTCGCGCAGGCGCAGGCCGCGTACGATCTGGCGGACAAGAACTTGAAGCGTTACCAGGCGCTTTATGCCGAGGATTCCATATCGAAAGCGCAGTTGGAGGAAGTACAGGCCAATTTCGAATTTGCGAAAAGCGGGCTGCAGCAGGCACGAAAGAAAATCGATCAAGCCAAGGCGGGGGCAAGCCGGGCGCTTGCCGGAAAAACCCAGGCCGAAGCACAAGTTGCCTCCATCGAAATTATGATGAGCTACGCGGAGGTGCGCGCACCGTTCGGCGGAGTGATCGCGAAGAAATTCTACGAAGTCGGTGCGATGACCGCGCCCGGCCAGCCGATTGTGCGGATCGAATCTCACGACGAACTGGAAATTGAAATCGCGGTGCCCGAAAGCGATTTGGGCGGAATCAAGGCGGGAGATCCGATAGGGGTTTTGATTGACGCGCTGGGCGAAAGCGTTCCAGGCAAGGTCAAGGCTCTCGTCACATCGGGAGACCCGATGACTCACACATTCAAGCTGCGGATTGAATTGCCGCCGGGCAAAGGGGTATTGCCCGGAATGTTCGGACGCATAATGCTGGGGGCGCATTCGGAAGAATCGCTGACAATTTCGGATGGCGCAATCGTCGAGCGCGGAGCGGTAAAGGGCGTATTCAAAGTAACGGAGGAAAAAAGGGCGGCTTTCGTTCCGATTGAATTTTCGCCCGCCGCAAACGGAAGGGTGCGCGTTCTTCGCGGAATCGAAAGGGGAGCGCGGGTGATTTTAAATCCGCCGGCAGGACTCGCGGACGGAATGGAAGTTGAATACTTCGCGGGAGATTAAACGATGAAAGAGGCAAGCAAAATCGCGCAAACGGATGAAGGCAATTCCGATGGGCTGAACGTCGGCGGCTGGTTGACGCATGTTTTCATCGATTCCAAGATCACGATGCTGTTAATCGTGACCGCGATGATTTTCGGCGTGTTGGCGCTGCTCGTAACTCCGCGCGAAGAAAATCCCCAGATAAGCGTTCCTTCCGCGCACGTGATGATTATGTTCCCCGGCGCGTCGGCGGAAGAAGTGGAAAAGTTGATCGCGGAGCCTGTAGAGCGGCTCATATGGAAGATCAACGGAATCGAACATGTATATTCGTCGTCGATGCCGGGGATGGCTGTCGTGACGGCGCGGTTTTACGTCGGACAAAACCAGGAAGAAAGCATATTCAAGGTTTACAACCAGGTTTACAGCAACCTGGACGGGATACCGCAGGGCGTTATGCCGCCGCTTGTAAAGCCGGTGGATATAAACGATGTGCCCGTCGTTGCGATTACTCTTTATTCAAATTCGCTTTCGGATTACGAACTGCGGCGCGAGGCAAACCGCATTTTGGACACGCTTCGGGAAGTGCCGGGAACGAGCGATGCCATCGTGGTCGGCGGCCAGAAGCGCCAGGTTACCGTGGAAATCGACCCGGTCAAACTTTCGGCATACGGTCTGGATTTGCCTTACATCGTGCAGGCGATCGAGGCGGCTAACCAGGAACTTCCCGCGGGCGACATCGAAAAAGACGGGCTGAAGCATCTTGTCCAGACCGGCAGATTTTTTGAAAACGCGGACGATGTCGCGTCGCTTGTCGTCGGCGGACAGGCAGGAAGGCCGATTTATCTTCGCGATGTCGCCAAAATCATGGACGGGCCGGGCGAACGTACCACGATTACGCGTATAGCATTCGGCCCCGCAGCGTCCGGGCACGACGCGCATTTCGAGGGCGAAGGAAAGAAATCCGGCACGAGTTATCCCGCGGTGACACTCGCCGTCGCGAAAAAAAAAGGCCAGAACGCTGTAGTAATTTCGAACAACATTATCGAAAAAATGAAGGTGCTGGCCGCGCAGGGCGGTCTGGCGCCGGGCGTAGATTGGGTTGTGACGAGGAACGACGGCAAACGCGCAAACGACGCGGTGAACGAACTGGTCAGCCATCTCGGATGGGCGATCGTGATCGTGCTCGCGCTCGCTGTCGTGAGTCTCGGTTGGCGCGACGCCGCGGTAATGAGCGTCGCGCTTGTTTTAACTCTTCTCGTTACGCTCGGCATCGGACTGCTCGCGGGGCAAACGATAAACCGGATTACGCTATTCGCGTTGATACTTTCGCTGGGACTATTGGTAGACGATCCGATTGTCGTAGTCGAAAACATCCACCGGCATCTGTCGATGAAATACTGCGCGCGCCGCGACGCCTGCGTGAAAGCGGTGAACGAAATAAGCGCGCCGACGATTTACGCTACTCTGGCCGTTATCGTTTCGATGATTCCGATGGCGTTCGTGACAGGGATGATGGGGCCGTACATGGGGCCGATTCCGTTCAACGTCCCGGTCGCGATGCTCGCCTCGCTGATAGTCGCCTTCCAGATAACTCCATATCTGGCCAAGCGCTGGATTAAGGTCGGCCACACGCACGGCGCAAAGCCGATCGAACAGACATTCGCATTCAAGTTTTATAAAAAAACGATGACGCCGCTTTTGGAATCCACCGCGAGCAGGCGGCTGCTTTTCGCCGGGCTTGCAGTCGCTCTTTTGCTATCGTTCACTCTGCCGGTGTTTCAGCTTGTAAAATTCAGAATGCTTCCAAAGGCGAATACGAACACGTTTCTGGTGACAATCGATATGCCGGACGGAACCGTGCTGGCAAGGACAAACGACGCGGCGCGGAAAGTCGAAAAGTTTTTGCTGGAGCAGCCGGAAGTAAAGGACGTTGAAACGTTCGTGGGCACCGGTTCGATTGTGGATTTCAACGGGCTTCTGCGCGGAACATCGTTCAGAAACGCGACGCATTATGCCGACCTTCGCGTGAACTTGGTGCACAAGCATCACCGCAAAGCGTCGAGCGAAGACATCGTCGCGCGGCTGCGCCCGGTGATTGACGAAATGGAAATGGAACTCGGCGCAAACATCAAACTTGTCGAAGATCCGCCTGGGCCGCCGGTGCGCTCCACGCTCGTGGCGGAGCTGTACGGCCCTTATGGCGATGAACAAAAACAAATAGCAGGGGAAATCGCGGCCAGGTTCGCGC
It includes:
- a CDS encoding metal-sensitive transcriptional regulator, with translation MSELVTSGNSSETNKEESLTGDRKEDLKNRLRRCIGQLESVLKMVDSDPDCGRILTQLKAARRAADAAARIVLACHLSGTGASGKYDYRALADLLDY
- a CDS encoding thioredoxin family protein; its protein translation is MERILPEEVKKDVETILTKLSGSVRMMLFVDENCDTCVLNERLYMEVVEASPKLQLSIHDLGEERGLAAKYGVDVAPTLVVTDEVGEKAVLFTGTPHGHEFSSLLDGMLAMSGSGTKLTGEIVKKIEAAGRTVTVQVFVSPTCPYCPMALKAAFPLAAATPKVRVQMIQATEFPEWAARKRVMGVPKLVVDDRIEIEGAVPTAKLVEAIASIRPAAKA
- a CDS encoding DUF2892 domain-containing protein, which produces MKREMFIRGFAGTLVLTGLALGYFTGAAGWYIVPAFVGFNLLQSSFTKFCPLEMMLEKAGMEGCTDGKAKAAAD
- a CDS encoding TolC family protein — its product is MGRRRPPRTNAAIAATGLVLLLAMPAAAANGNAIKIGATRDSAIVKEAESSESAAPAEAIQSGETVSDAEAYAKEGTSLLDEWLAGALPLSLEDALALTLAHNRMILASKHDEDAAKAKLDYAESFGLPSLDLSAGYTYSNNPVSTFAFRLNQGRFAESDFAVEKLNDPDFLGNLGVKLAVKYPLYTGGRIDLGKAAAKDNIAASEAATGETARGMAGELIRAYLGGALLEESVRVYDDSVALAEGHVKLAESFYNHGVIVKSDLLAARVFLARMKDERRRFLGALEKVQTGLGVLMDRDLAARYDLSLNLNDVPFVDRDAEHYEQVALSKRPDMAKYLAQREALAKMAEIEARSKFPEVGFYGEMQYGDSGLFMDGSEDATLGIYAQWNLFDGGGRDSRRDELLAQLKSVDEKIEMLKLGIRSEVRAALTDFDVALGNLESAKTIVEQAEENLRIVTNRFREGAATNLEVEDAETSLRQGKLARAAAYHDMHLAFFSLKVATGEIVEDISAG
- a CDS encoding efflux RND transporter periplasmic adaptor subunit, which encodes MSKATAGLLFTFGAFAAAILTTACPKQGAHSPLDASPAMADEPAAYAAMKVETALVQSETVDAGVEYSGSVVAAKSAMVAPKLMALIEEMPVSEGDVVTKGALIARLDKRDLDAQMVQARAAVTQAEAGYSQAQAAVAEGEAGLAQAQAAYDLADKNLKRYQALYAEDSISKAQLEEVQANFEFAKSGLQQARKKIDQAKAGASRALAGKTQAEAQVASIEIMMSYAEVRAPFGGVIAKKFYEVGAMTAPGQPIVRIESHDELEIEIAVPESDLGGIKAGDPIGVLIDALGESVPGKVKALVTSGDPMTHTFKLRIELPPGKGVLPGMFGRIMLGAHSEESLTISDGAIVERGAVKGVFKVTEEKRAAFVPIEFSPAANGRVRVLRGIERGARVILNPPAGLADGMEVEYFAGD
- a CDS encoding efflux RND transporter permease subunit; translated protein: MKEASKIAQTDEGNSDGLNVGGWLTHVFIDSKITMLLIVTAMIFGVLALLVTPREENPQISVPSAHVMIMFPGASAEEVEKLIAEPVERLIWKINGIEHVYSSSMPGMAVVTARFYVGQNQEESIFKVYNQVYSNLDGIPQGVMPPLVKPVDINDVPVVAITLYSNSLSDYELRREANRILDTLREVPGTSDAIVVGGQKRQVTVEIDPVKLSAYGLDLPYIVQAIEAANQELPAGDIEKDGLKHLVQTGRFFENADDVASLVVGGQAGRPIYLRDVAKIMDGPGERTTITRIAFGPAASGHDAHFEGEGKKSGTSYPAVTLAVAKKKGQNAVVISNNIIEKMKVLAAQGGLAPGVDWVVTRNDGKRANDAVNELVSHLGWAIVIVLALAVVSLGWRDAAVMSVALVLTLLVTLGIGLLAGQTINRITLFALILSLGLLVDDPIVVVENIHRHLSMKYCARRDACVKAVNEISAPTIYATLAVIVSMIPMAFVTGMMGPYMGPIPFNVPVAMLASLIVAFQITPYLAKRWIKVGHTHGAKPIEQTFAFKFYKKTMTPLLESTASRRLLFAGLAVALLLSFTLPVFQLVKFRMLPKANTNTFLVTIDMPDGTVLARTNDAARKVEKFLLEQPEVKDVETFVGTGSIVDFNGLLRGTSFRNATHYADLRVNLVHKHHRKASSEDIVARLRPVIDEMEMELGANIKLVEDPPGPPVRSTLVAELYGPYGDEQKQIAGEIAARFAQTQGVVDIDSTVKSVQPQFTITVDRAKAHSIGVPVQLVVQTISGLMNGYAVSALHDSSEEEQVPIVLRYPLEKRTSLADLSGVTVTSMAGVKVPVTELVRFENSEVDQTIHHKNLKPITYVFGEMANRSSVYAMIDLLKWQAGLKLPPGFKLEWEGEWDLTLKVFRDLGIAMGVAILLIYLIMVGRFHSFTEPLVILGAVPLTMLGVLPGFALIGGFGIYFSATGMIGVIALSGIVVRNSIILIEFIADQKAAGKSLEQAVIEAGAVRTRPIVLTAVAAMSGMFVIVSDPVWSGLAWAIIFGVIASTTLSLGVIPLLYYSLKAKEWKKARPA